The proteins below are encoded in one region of Amycolatopsis acidiphila:
- a CDS encoding ABC transporter ATP-binding protein encodes MSLSVQGLTVRYGSFTAVRDAELDIADGEVLALLGPSGSGKSTLLRAITGLEPLAAGTVRWDGADLADVPVHQRGFGLVFQDGQLFPHRDVAGNIAFGLRMRKMPVSERAQRVTRLLDLVGLTGYERRRVTELSGGEAQRVALARALAPEPRLLLLDEPLSGLDAGLREQLAVELAEVLRSAKITTLLVTHDQEEAFTLADRVAVLRGGEVRQVGAVREVWRRPADDETAAFLGVTTFFDGEATDGVVRFPLGELVRDEPDGRVRVGLRPPALHPGAAGVPGEILAKVHRRDHVRLRVRTAEGVVDAVAPVDADLAPGDEVRLALDDQGVVTRAT; translated from the coding sequence ATGTCGCTGTCCGTGCAAGGCCTGACCGTCCGCTACGGGTCGTTCACCGCCGTCCGCGACGCGGAGCTGGACATCGCCGACGGCGAGGTCCTCGCGCTGCTCGGCCCGTCCGGCTCCGGCAAGTCCACGCTCCTGCGCGCGATCACCGGGCTGGAGCCGCTCGCCGCCGGCACCGTGCGCTGGGACGGTGCAGACCTGGCGGACGTGCCGGTGCACCAGCGCGGGTTCGGGCTCGTGTTCCAGGACGGGCAGCTGTTCCCGCACCGCGACGTGGCGGGCAACATCGCTTTCGGGCTGCGGATGCGGAAGATGCCCGTGAGCGAGCGCGCGCAGCGCGTGACGAGACTGCTCGACCTGGTCGGCCTGACCGGCTACGAGCGGCGCCGGGTGACCGAGCTGTCGGGTGGGGAGGCGCAGCGCGTCGCGCTGGCGCGGGCGCTCGCGCCAGAGCCGCGGTTGCTGCTGCTGGACGAGCCACTGTCCGGTTTGGACGCCGGGCTGCGGGAGCAGCTCGCGGTCGAGCTCGCCGAGGTCCTGCGCAGCGCGAAGATCACCACGCTGCTCGTCACGCACGACCAGGAGGAGGCGTTCACCCTCGCCGACCGGGTCGCCGTGCTGCGGGGCGGTGAGGTCCGCCAGGTCGGCGCCGTGCGCGAGGTCTGGCGGCGGCCCGCGGACGACGAGACGGCCGCTTTCCTCGGTGTGACAACCTTCTTCGACGGCGAGGCGACCGACGGCGTGGTCCGGTTCCCGCTCGGCGAGCTGGTCCGCGACGAGCCCGACGGCCGGGTGCGGGTCGGCCTGCGGCCACCCGCGCTGCACCCCGGCGCCGCGGGCGTGCCTGGGGAGATCCTCGCCAAGGTGCACCGGCGTGACCACGTCCGTCTGCGCGTGCGCACCGCCGAGGGCGTCGTCGACGCCGTCGCGCCCGTCGACGCCGACCTCGCTCCGGGTGACGAAGTCCGCCTGGCGCTGGACGACCAAGGCGTCGTCACCCGGGCAACCTGA
- a CDS encoding ABC transporter permease, whose translation MALVARPVSRAGLGLLALVPLGFLVVFFAWPVLAILKRGFVGNGVLTALAQGETWRLAWFTVAQAAGSTAIAVVGGMPLAFVLARVRLPGVGLMRTLVLVPFVLPTVVVGLAFRALWPDGGVLSIVLANAFFNVAVVARTVAGLWSHLDSRAEDAARALGASRWRAFRSVTLPALLPAITSAAAVVFLFCATSFGVVLVLGGARLRTLETEIYLRTENLLDLTGAAALSLVQIAAVLAALLLGAAARRRREIALKLRARGETARKPVKGEWWVVAAAIAVVGLLLTPIVALLIRSVSTEDGWSLAGYRALSSTGNAGTLQISGWGSAVNSLITATDATVLALVIGVSAAVLVVTLRRAPGRVPHGLAETMDAALMLPLGVSAVTVGFGYLVTLDALPGDLRTSPLLVPLAQALVIIPLIVRMVLPVLRSIDDRLRQAAATLGSGPLRVWREIDVPLAIRSVVAAAGFGYVVALGEFGATSFLARPQTPTLPVAIASLIGRPGQLNNQMAYAACALLMLVTAAAVVVIDRFGSGRVGEF comes from the coding sequence ATGGCGCTCGTTGCTCGGCCAGTAAGCCGCGCCGGCCTGGGCCTGCTGGCCCTCGTGCCACTGGGGTTCCTGGTCGTCTTCTTCGCGTGGCCGGTGCTGGCGATCCTCAAGCGGGGCTTCGTCGGCAACGGGGTGCTGACCGCGCTCGCGCAGGGCGAGACCTGGCGGCTGGCGTGGTTCACCGTCGCGCAGGCCGCCGGCTCGACGGCCATCGCCGTGGTCGGCGGGATGCCGCTGGCCTTCGTGCTCGCGAGGGTCCGGCTGCCGGGCGTCGGCCTGATGCGCACGCTCGTGCTGGTGCCGTTCGTGCTGCCGACCGTCGTGGTGGGGCTCGCGTTCCGCGCGTTGTGGCCGGACGGCGGGGTCCTGTCGATCGTGCTCGCCAACGCCTTCTTCAACGTCGCCGTGGTCGCCCGGACGGTCGCGGGACTGTGGTCGCACCTCGACTCCCGCGCGGAGGACGCCGCCCGTGCGCTCGGCGCATCGCGCTGGCGGGCGTTCCGCTCGGTCACGCTGCCCGCGTTGCTGCCGGCGATCACCTCGGCCGCCGCGGTCGTGTTCCTGTTCTGCGCCACCAGTTTCGGTGTCGTGCTGGTGCTCGGCGGCGCGCGGTTGCGCACCCTGGAGACCGAGATCTACCTGCGCACCGAGAACCTGCTGGACCTGACCGGCGCGGCGGCGCTCTCGCTGGTGCAGATCGCCGCGGTGCTCGCCGCGTTGCTCCTGGGGGCCGCCGCCCGGCGGCGACGGGAGATCGCGCTCAAACTCCGCGCCCGCGGGGAGACCGCGCGGAAACCGGTGAAGGGCGAGTGGTGGGTCGTCGCGGCCGCCATCGCGGTGGTCGGGCTGCTGCTGACGCCGATCGTCGCGCTGCTGATCCGCTCGGTGTCCACTGAGGACGGTTGGAGCCTCGCCGGGTATCGCGCGCTGTCCAGCACCGGCAACGCCGGCACCCTCCAGATCTCGGGGTGGGGATCGGCGGTGAACTCGTTGATCACGGCGACCGACGCCACCGTGCTCGCCCTGGTGATCGGGGTGTCTGCCGCGGTTCTCGTGGTCACGCTCCGCCGCGCACCCGGCCGCGTACCGCACGGGCTCGCCGAGACCATGGATGCCGCGCTGATGCTGCCGCTCGGTGTCTCCGCGGTGACCGTCGGCTTCGGCTACCTGGTCACCCTCGACGCGCTGCCCGGTGACCTGCGGACGTCCCCGCTGCTGGTGCCGCTCGCGCAGGCGCTGGTGATCATCCCGCTCATCGTGCGGATGGTGCTACCCGTGCTGCGTTCCATCGACGACCGCCTGCGCCAAGCCGCCGCGACGCTGGGCTCCGGGCCGCTGCGGGTGTGGCGGGAGATCGACGTGCCGCTCGCGATCCGGTCCGTCGTGGCCGCGGCCGGCTTCGGCTACGTCGTGGCGCTCGGCGAGTTCGGTGCGACGAGCTTCCTGGCGCGGCCGCAGACGCCGACGCTGCCGGTGGCCATCGCGTCCCTGATCGGGCGCCCCGGACAGCTGAACAACCAGATGGCCTATGCCGCCTGCGCGCTGCTCATGCTGGTGACGGCGGCCGCCGTGGTCGTGATCGACCGGTTCGGCTCCGGCCGGGTGGGGGAGTTCTGA
- a CDS encoding thiamine ABC transporter substrate-binding protein, whose translation MRGKWSAAVVLGLTAALTTGCTLVGGGSDDSAASTVTLVTHDSWAAPQQVLDAFQQQTGIKIDVIKKGDAGALTNSLVLTKANPIGDVAYGVDSTFASRALGEGVFDSYTSPEADRGPQRYAVDSEHRLSAVDLGDVCLNVDTNWFAQKGIPAPTGYDDLTDPQYKDLLVVENPATSSPGLAFLLGTIAKYGEQGWQGYWQKLKDNGVKSDSGWEEAYSQDFSGSSGNGPRPIVVSYASSPAAEIGADGKPRTKALLDTCYRQVEYAGVLAGTKQPDKAHKVIDFLLSQQFQATVADNMYVYPARQGVDLPKGWAEAAPLPQSSASLPGDQVQAGRERWIGQWRSLLGQ comes from the coding sequence ATGAGAGGCAAGTGGAGCGCGGCCGTCGTGCTCGGCCTGACCGCCGCACTGACCACGGGCTGCACACTCGTCGGCGGGGGCTCGGACGACAGCGCCGCGTCCACGGTCACCCTGGTCACCCACGACTCCTGGGCCGCGCCGCAGCAGGTGCTCGACGCCTTCCAGCAGCAGACCGGCATCAAGATCGACGTGATCAAGAAGGGCGACGCGGGCGCGCTGACGAACTCGCTCGTGCTGACCAAGGCCAACCCCATCGGCGACGTGGCCTACGGCGTCGACTCGACGTTCGCCTCGCGCGCGCTCGGCGAAGGCGTCTTCGACTCCTACACGAGTCCGGAGGCCGATCGCGGCCCGCAGCGCTACGCCGTCGACAGCGAGCACCGGCTCTCGGCCGTCGACCTCGGCGACGTGTGCCTCAACGTCGACACGAACTGGTTCGCGCAGAAGGGAATCCCCGCGCCCACCGGCTACGACGATCTCACCGACCCGCAGTACAAGGACCTGCTCGTCGTGGAGAACCCCGCGACCTCCTCGCCCGGTCTCGCGTTCCTGCTCGGCACCATCGCGAAGTACGGCGAGCAGGGCTGGCAGGGGTACTGGCAGAAGCTCAAGGACAACGGCGTGAAGTCCGACAGCGGCTGGGAAGAGGCCTACAGCCAGGACTTCTCCGGCTCGTCGGGCAACGGCCCGCGGCCCATCGTGGTGTCCTACGCGTCCTCGCCCGCCGCCGAGATCGGCGCCGACGGCAAGCCGCGGACGAAGGCGCTGCTCGACACCTGCTACCGGCAGGTCGAGTACGCCGGGGTGCTGGCGGGCACCAAGCAGCCGGACAAGGCGCACAAGGTGATCGACTTCCTGCTGTCGCAACAGTTCCAGGCGACGGTCGCGGACAACATGTACGTCTACCCGGCCCGCCAGGGCGTCGACCTGCCGAAGGGCTGGGCCGAGGCCGCGCCGCTCCCGCAGAGCTCGGCGAGCCTGCCGGGCGACCAGGTGCAGGCCGGGCGTGAGCGGTGGATCGGCCAATGGCGCTCGTTGCTCGGCCAGTAA
- a CDS encoding 4a-hydroxytetrahydrobiopterin dehydratase has protein sequence MAKLLSEDEIMEALTRLPHWKREGDALERTAELGSFPQAIQVVNRVAEVAEGADHHPDIDIRWRTLVFRLSTHSAGGLTEKDVSLAGEIDGIVDDL, from the coding sequence ATGGCGAAGCTACTGAGCGAGGACGAGATCATGGAGGCGCTGACGAGGCTGCCGCACTGGAAGCGCGAAGGGGACGCGCTCGAGCGCACGGCCGAGCTGGGCAGCTTCCCGCAGGCGATCCAGGTGGTGAACCGGGTCGCGGAGGTCGCGGAGGGCGCGGACCATCATCCCGACATCGACATCCGCTGGCGGACCCTGGTGTTCCGGCTGAGCACGCACTCGGCCGGCGGGCTGACCGAGAAGGACGTCTCCCTGGCGGGCGAGATCGACGGGATAGTCGACGACCTGTGA
- a CDS encoding cupin domain-containing protein has translation MSTVAGVAFDLGLIPELHQPVNATIDLPERTLPTAAGAGHHRPTILNHASKSAGGKGWFVGPWNSLVPVVIGWADQGVNDPHRHDHMNEAYLVARGDSVAVVDGREVRLRAGDMLVVEPGESHTFIDSSDDYLHFVVQAPFIQGDKIVLGRGS, from the coding sequence GTGTCCACGGTCGCTGGAGTCGCCTTCGATCTTGGGCTGATTCCCGAACTCCACCAGCCCGTCAATGCCACGATCGACCTGCCGGAACGGACGCTGCCGACCGCAGCGGGGGCAGGGCACCATAGGCCGACGATCCTGAATCACGCGAGCAAGTCGGCAGGCGGTAAAGGCTGGTTCGTGGGCCCGTGGAACTCGCTGGTTCCGGTCGTGATCGGCTGGGCCGACCAGGGCGTGAACGACCCTCACCGGCACGACCACATGAACGAGGCATATCTCGTCGCCCGGGGCGACAGCGTCGCCGTCGTCGATGGGCGGGAGGTGCGCCTGCGGGCCGGGGACATGCTGGTGGTCGAACCAGGCGAGAGCCACACGTTCATCGACAGCTCGGACGACTACCTGCACTTCGTGGTCCAAGCTCCGTTCATTCAGGGCGACAAGATCGTGCTTGGCAGGGGGAGTTGA
- the ychF gene encoding redox-regulated ATPase YchF, whose amino-acid sequence MSLTLGIVGLPNVGKSTLFNALTRNDVLAANYPFATIEPNVGVVPLPDGRLDKLAELFHSEKIVPAVVSFVDIAGIVKGASEGAGLGNKFLANIREANAICQVIRVFDDPDVVHVDGRIDPSSDIETINTELILADLQTLEKALPRLEKEARTKKENRPALEAAQQAKDILDSGRTLFSAQKEVETGLLRELSLLTTKPFLYVFNADEGVLTDDAKREELAKLVAPADAVFLDAKIESELLELDDEESVRELLESVGQPEPGLHALARAGFHTLGLQTYLTAGPKESRAWTIPKGATAPQAAGVIHTDFERGFIKAEVVSYDDLIEAGSMAAARAAGKVRMEGKDYVMADGDVVEFRFNV is encoded by the coding sequence GTGAGCCTCACCCTCGGCATCGTCGGACTGCCCAACGTCGGCAAGTCCACCCTGTTCAACGCACTGACCCGCAACGACGTGCTCGCCGCGAACTATCCGTTCGCGACGATCGAGCCCAACGTCGGGGTCGTGCCGCTGCCCGACGGGCGGCTGGACAAGCTCGCCGAGCTGTTCCACTCCGAGAAGATCGTGCCCGCGGTGGTGTCCTTTGTGGACATCGCGGGCATCGTGAAGGGTGCGTCCGAGGGGGCCGGCCTCGGCAACAAGTTCCTCGCGAACATTCGCGAGGCGAACGCGATCTGCCAGGTCATCCGAGTTTTTGACGACCCCGACGTGGTGCACGTCGACGGCCGGATCGACCCGTCGTCCGATATCGAGACGATCAACACCGAGCTGATCCTGGCGGACCTGCAGACGCTGGAGAAGGCCCTGCCGCGCCTGGAGAAGGAGGCGCGCACCAAGAAGGAGAACCGGCCCGCGCTGGAGGCTGCGCAGCAGGCCAAGGACATCCTCGACAGCGGGCGCACACTGTTCTCCGCGCAGAAGGAGGTCGAGACCGGCCTGCTTCGGGAGCTGAGCCTGCTGACCACCAAGCCCTTCCTGTACGTCTTCAATGCCGACGAGGGAGTGCTCACCGACGACGCCAAGCGGGAGGAGCTCGCCAAGCTCGTCGCGCCCGCGGACGCGGTGTTCCTCGATGCCAAGATCGAGTCCGAGCTGCTGGAGCTGGACGACGAGGAGTCGGTCCGCGAGCTGCTGGAGTCGGTCGGCCAGCCCGAGCCGGGCCTGCACGCGCTCGCCAGGGCCGGGTTCCACACCCTCGGCCTGCAGACCTACCTCACCGCGGGCCCGAAGGAGTCGCGCGCGTGGACGATCCCCAAGGGGGCGACCGCGCCGCAGGCCGCCGGGGTCATTCACACCGACTTCGAGCGTGGGTTCATCAAGGCCGAGGTGGTCTCCTACGACGACCTCATCGAAGCGGGCTCGATGGCCGCCGCCCGCGCCGCCGGCAAGGTCCGGATGGAGGGCAAGGACTACGTTATGGCCGACGGTGATGTGGTGGAGTTCCGCTTCAACGTCTGA
- a CDS encoding AlkA N-terminal domain-containing protein encodes MTAVAIPAGQALWRDAERCYRAVASRDARFDGQFIVAVKTTGIYCRPSCPALTPKAANVRFYPTSAAAQAGGFRACRRCLPDAVPGSPEWNLRADLVARAMRLIADGVVEREGVPGLAHRLGYSERQLGRVLTAELGAGPLALARAHRAHSARLLIELSELPLADVAFAAGFASIRQFNDTIREVFARTPSQLRASATASRGRPDRAHADETTGTRLSLRLPYRRPYDATGIFGFLSARAVSGVEWAEDGGYGRTLRLSHGSASISLTPQDGHIRCELQLADVRDLGSAVARTRRLLDLDADPEAVLRVLSADPALAPAVAAAPGMRVPGSVDGPELLLRAMLGQQVSVAAARTAAGRLAEALGEQLPWGTLFPAPEAVAERGREVLRGPKRRVEAICAAAEAMASGAVDVHVGRDADELRAELLALPGVGPWTADYVLMRVLGAPDLLLADDLVVRKGAAALGITDLTQHSQGWRPWRSYAGMYLWRSA; translated from the coding sequence ATGACAGCCGTAGCCATCCCCGCCGGACAGGCGCTCTGGCGTGACGCCGAGCGTTGCTACCGGGCGGTCGCGTCCCGTGATGCTCGCTTCGACGGGCAGTTCATCGTGGCCGTCAAGACCACGGGCATCTACTGCCGGCCGTCCTGCCCCGCACTCACCCCCAAGGCCGCCAACGTGCGGTTCTACCCGACCTCCGCCGCCGCGCAGGCGGGCGGCTTCCGCGCCTGCCGGCGCTGCCTCCCCGACGCGGTCCCGGGATCGCCCGAGTGGAACCTCCGAGCCGACCTCGTCGCCCGCGCCATGCGCCTGATCGCAGACGGTGTCGTCGAGCGCGAAGGCGTGCCTGGCCTGGCGCACCGGCTCGGCTACTCCGAGCGTCAGCTCGGCCGTGTGCTCACGGCGGAGCTTGGCGCGGGCCCGCTGGCGCTGGCCCGTGCCCACCGCGCCCATTCGGCCCGGCTGCTCATCGAGTTGTCCGAGCTGCCGCTGGCCGACGTCGCGTTCGCGGCCGGATTCGCCAGCATCCGCCAGTTCAACGACACCATCCGCGAGGTCTTCGCGCGCACTCCGTCGCAGCTGCGCGCGTCGGCCACCGCGTCGCGGGGACGTCCGGATCGCGCGCACGCCGACGAGACGACCGGCACCAGGCTGAGCCTGCGCCTGCCGTATCGCCGGCCGTACGACGCCACCGGCATCTTCGGCTTCCTCTCGGCCCGGGCGGTATCGGGCGTCGAGTGGGCCGAAGACGGCGGCTACGGCCGCACCCTGCGCCTGTCGCACGGGTCGGCGAGCATCTCGCTCACCCCGCAGGACGGGCACATCCGGTGCGAGCTGCAGCTGGCGGACGTCCGCGACCTGGGCAGCGCCGTCGCGCGCACCCGCCGCCTCCTCGACCTCGACGCCGACCCCGAGGCCGTGCTGCGCGTGCTCAGCGCGGACCCAGCTCTCGCACCGGCCGTGGCGGCGGCGCCCGGTATGCGGGTGCCCGGCTCGGTCGACGGCCCGGAACTCCTGCTCCGAGCCATGCTCGGGCAACAGGTGTCCGTCGCCGCCGCGCGAACGGCAGCGGGCCGCCTCGCGGAAGCCCTCGGCGAGCAGCTTCCCTGGGGCACTCTGTTCCCGGCACCCGAGGCCGTCGCCGAGCGCGGACGCGAGGTCCTGCGCGGACCGAAACGCCGGGTCGAGGCGATCTGCGCGGCTGCCGAGGCCATGGCGTCGGGCGCCGTCGACGTGCACGTCGGCCGCGACGCCGACGAGCTCCGCGCGGAGCTACTCGCCCTGCCCGGCGTCGGCCCGTGGACCGCCGACTACGTACTCATGCGCGTGCTCGGCGCCCCGGACCTGCTGCTCGCCGACGACCTGGTGGTCCGCAAGGGCGCGGCCGCACTGGGCATCACCGACCTCACCCAGCACTCCCAGGGCTGGCGCCCCTGGCGTTCCTACGCCGGCATGTACCTCTGGCGCAGCGCCTGA
- a CDS encoding methylated-DNA--[protein]-cysteine S-methyltransferase, with product MSIAHWSTTDTPIGPFTAVVASDGAVLASGWTADLDKLTPQISRSLVPGELREKRDLGAVSAAVRRYHGGELDAIDDIPVRQRSGEFLQHAWDVLRTVPAGKPVTYSEYAELAGRPAAIRAAASACARNSAALFVPCHRVLRIGGALGGFRWGVEAKRWLLDHESPELR from the coding sequence ATGAGCATCGCCCACTGGTCCACCACGGACACACCCATCGGTCCCTTCACGGCCGTCGTCGCGTCCGACGGTGCCGTCCTGGCGTCCGGCTGGACCGCCGACCTCGACAAGCTGACCCCGCAGATCTCCCGTTCGCTCGTTCCGGGCGAGCTACGCGAGAAGCGTGACCTGGGCGCGGTCAGCGCCGCGGTCCGGCGCTACCACGGGGGCGAGCTGGACGCGATCGACGACATTCCGGTCCGCCAGCGTTCCGGCGAGTTCCTGCAGCACGCTTGGGACGTGCTGCGGACGGTTCCGGCGGGCAAGCCGGTGACCTACAGCGAGTACGCCGAGCTGGCCGGTCGGCCCGCGGCCATCCGGGCGGCCGCGTCCGCCTGCGCCCGCAACTCGGCGGCGCTGTTCGTGCCCTGTCACAGGGTGCTGCGCATCGGTGGCGCGTTGGGCGGCTTCCGCTGGGGTGTCGAGGCCAAGCGCTGGCTGCTCGACCACGAGTCACCCGAGCTGCGCTGA
- a CDS encoding AAA family ATPase yields MRLHRLEVVAFGPYRKREIVDFDALGSDGLFLLHGDTGAGKTTLLDAVAFALFGVVPGARGQVKRLRCDFAEPDEATEVVLELTVQRQRMRLVRSPEYQRPKRRGEGTTTQQAKASLTWLDGVPDGHPAEGLARIDEVSRTVQGLLGMSSEQFFQVVLLPQGEFARFLRAETDEREKLLERLFGTKRFAEIEAWFRDLRVEKRRELDQRRQNVREWVARFAQVAREDSPEENLAEWVAGVRESAAQAVLAARTAEQQARSALDAAEKQLLERRTAAERVHRLRSAHRRLSLLDDQKPERDRWTTELEAARRAATVVGAAAQADRCASELEKARTTEQLRVSELAGTGYAEIHADAVELRRHAGKLREEAGALAGLVAEAEQQARDRREIDDLVDKAEEARSSVLVLTEKLDGIPQRVEELRQQLDAANAAAVQLDGLRPRQAELAAALQDAAGLPRAMEAIEEAAERVRAATDKHQDAREHRLKLRELRLEGMAAELAAGLVDGAACPVCGAADHPTPARPAEGSVDRTQEAEAEAAESRAERARTAAEAAKHDAETTLAALRERLRGRNEEELNAELRQLRRQVADLESQAQQRARLAGEARSAEAEARSLTDKLRFAEQAATAAETRRRTLLDRVEERARRLDKARGEHPDVAARRAYLNGVVRALDALTEARLTRVTAEQQLEQRREELRDCLVKAEFTTIEEMRAAARPDETVAVLDKRLAQAAAEEAAARAVLAEPELVGVSPDDQVDVESAATAAKAARDDAEAAVAGLRASATRADELETLAGRLSAATEAIRPLEEEFAELDALTEVINGKGQNARRMSLRSYVLAARLEEIGLAATARLQAMSQGRYSFMHSDRAGAHGTKGGLALDVLDDYSGTVRPAKTLSGGESFLASLALALGLADVVAAETGGALLDTLFVDEGFGTLDAETLDVVMDILDELRAGGRVVGLVSHVEELRQRIPTRLRVRKARTGSTLEVQM; encoded by the coding sequence ATGAGGCTGCATCGCCTGGAGGTGGTGGCGTTCGGGCCGTACCGGAAACGGGAGATCGTCGATTTCGACGCGCTCGGTTCCGACGGGCTGTTCCTCCTGCACGGGGACACCGGTGCGGGCAAGACAACGCTGCTCGACGCCGTCGCGTTCGCGTTGTTCGGTGTCGTACCGGGTGCTCGTGGGCAGGTGAAGCGGCTGCGGTGTGACTTCGCGGAGCCGGACGAAGCGACCGAGGTCGTGCTCGAACTGACGGTGCAGCGGCAGCGGATGCGGCTCGTGCGCAGCCCGGAGTACCAGCGGCCGAAACGCCGCGGCGAGGGCACCACCACACAGCAGGCCAAGGCCTCGCTCACCTGGCTGGACGGCGTGCCTGACGGCCATCCTGCCGAAGGCCTGGCACGGATCGACGAGGTGAGCCGGACCGTTCAGGGCCTGCTCGGGATGAGTTCGGAGCAGTTCTTCCAGGTCGTCCTGTTGCCGCAAGGGGAGTTCGCGCGTTTCCTGCGTGCCGAGACGGACGAGCGGGAGAAACTGCTCGAGAGGTTGTTCGGCACCAAGCGGTTTGCCGAGATCGAGGCCTGGTTCCGTGACCTGCGTGTCGAGAAACGGCGTGAGCTGGATCAGCGCCGGCAGAACGTGCGTGAGTGGGTGGCGCGCTTCGCGCAGGTCGCGCGGGAGGACTCGCCGGAGGAGAACCTCGCCGAGTGGGTCGCAGGAGTGCGCGAGAGCGCTGCCCAAGCCGTCCTTGCGGCCAGGACAGCCGAGCAACAGGCGCGGTCTGCCTTGGACGCAGCGGAGAAACAGCTTCTGGAGCGACGGACGGCCGCTGAGCGGGTACACCGGTTGCGCTCCGCGCACCGACGACTGTCGCTTTTGGACGACCAGAAGCCCGAGCGTGACAGGTGGACGACAGAGCTCGAAGCCGCCAGGCGCGCGGCGACGGTGGTGGGTGCGGCGGCGCAGGCGGACCGATGCGCGAGTGAGCTGGAGAAAGCCCGGACCACCGAACAGCTCCGTGTGTCCGAACTCGCCGGCACGGGTTACGCCGAAATCCATGCGGACGCGGTCGAGCTCCGGCGCCACGCGGGGAAACTGCGCGAAGAGGCCGGTGCACTCGCCGGCTTGGTCGCCGAGGCCGAGCAGCAGGCACGCGACCGGCGGGAGATCGACGACCTCGTCGACAAGGCCGAAGAGGCGCGGTCAAGCGTCCTGGTGCTCACCGAGAAGCTGGATGGCATCCCGCAACGCGTCGAAGAACTCCGGCAGCAGCTCGATGCCGCGAACGCCGCAGCCGTGCAGCTCGACGGACTACGTCCTCGTCAGGCAGAACTCGCCGCTGCGCTGCAGGACGCGGCGGGGTTGCCGCGTGCGATGGAGGCGATCGAGGAGGCGGCGGAGCGCGTACGTGCCGCGACGGACAAGCACCAGGATGCGCGGGAGCACCGGCTGAAGCTGCGTGAGCTGCGGCTCGAGGGCATGGCGGCCGAACTCGCGGCCGGACTCGTCGACGGCGCGGCGTGTCCCGTCTGTGGTGCGGCGGACCACCCGACTCCTGCTCGTCCTGCGGAGGGTTCGGTGGACCGCACGCAGGAAGCCGAGGCGGAGGCGGCGGAAAGCCGCGCCGAGCGTGCGCGTACTGCGGCGGAGGCGGCGAAGCACGACGCCGAGACCACGCTTGCCGCGCTGCGCGAACGTTTGCGTGGCCGCAATGAGGAGGAGCTGAACGCCGAACTGCGGCAGCTCCGGCGCCAGGTGGCAGATCTCGAAAGCCAGGCCCAGCAGCGGGCGCGGTTGGCCGGCGAAGCACGGTCCGCCGAGGCGGAGGCCAGGTCGCTGACCGACAAGCTGCGGTTCGCCGAGCAGGCCGCCACCGCCGCGGAGACTCGGCGGCGGACACTGCTGGACAGGGTGGAAGAACGCGCTCGGCGTCTGGACAAGGCGCGCGGAGAGCACCCGGACGTCGCGGCACGCCGGGCGTATCTCAACGGGGTAGTGCGCGCTCTCGACGCGCTCACCGAAGCGCGCCTGACGCGGGTGACCGCCGAACAACAGCTCGAGCAGCGCCGGGAAGAGCTGCGCGACTGCCTGGTCAAGGCGGAGTTCACCACGATCGAGGAGATGCGGGCGGCGGCTCGGCCGGACGAGACGGTGGCCGTGCTGGACAAACGGCTCGCACAGGCGGCGGCTGAGGAGGCTGCGGCGCGCGCGGTCCTCGCGGAGCCCGAGCTCGTCGGGGTGTCTCCAGACGACCAGGTAGACGTCGAATCGGCGGCCACGGCTGCGAAAGCGGCGCGGGATGATGCCGAAGCAGCGGTAGCCGGCCTGCGCGCATCCGCCACCCGTGCGGACGAGCTGGAGACTCTGGCTGGGCGGCTATCGGCGGCGACCGAGGCGATCAGGCCGCTGGAGGAGGAGTTCGCCGAGCTCGACGCGCTGACCGAGGTGATCAACGGCAAGGGCCAGAACGCACGTCGGATGTCGTTGCGTTCCTACGTCCTCGCGGCCCGGCTCGAGGAGATCGGGCTGGCCGCGACCGCGCGGTTGCAGGCGATGAGCCAGGGGCGCTACTCGTTCATGCACTCCGACCGGGCCGGCGCGCACGGCACCAAGGGCGGCCTCGCGCTGGACGTGCTGGACGACTACTCCGGCACGGTCCGGCCCGCCAAGACACTGTCCGGCGGGGAGTCGTTCCTGGCCTCGCTCGCGCTCGCGCTCGGCCTTGCGGACGTGGTCGCCGCCGAGACCGGGGGAGCCCTGCTGGACACCCTGTTCGTCGACGAGGGTTTCGGCACGCTGGACGCCGAAACCCTCGACGTCGTGATGGACATCCTCGACGAGCTTCGCGCGGGAGGCAGGGTCGTCGGCCTGGTCTCGCACGTCGAGGAGCTGCGTCAGCGCATCCCCACCCGGTTGCGGGTGCGCAAGGCGCGGACCGGATCGACCCTGGAGGTGCAGATGTGA